In the Ornithodoros turicata isolate Travis chromosome 5, ASM3712646v1, whole genome shotgun sequence genome, ATGATATCTCCCATACTTCCGACTTCTTTTTTTCGGGCTAGACACAAAGGTCATTGCATAGCAATGGAACGTCTTCCAACTGAAATCACAGTCCAAGTGGAATTATCACCTCGCCGAGGAACTCGAGTTTCAGGTCTTTCACGGTGGCCGTTCCATCCATTTTGTCCTCCCTTTCCAAGAGGAGCATAAACAGCCGACCGGCCATGTCACCCAGCAGGTAGCGAGAGCCGTTGGAGTCCACTTTGCCGTAGCACACCACCGTACTTTGCTTCAAAGAGAAGTTGAGTGTCAGGAATGAAAAGAACCCACTTGCAAATCATTAACATACCCTGATTATATGAGGCGTGATGACGACGTACTGATCGCCACTGTGATAGGTGATTGACTCTTGCCCGATGATGATGGCACCACAGAAAGGCTCGGGGACTGAAAACATGTGTGATGCATAAATTCATTTGAGTGTAGGTGCAACCCTGGCAAGTTGTTCCAACATTTTATTTGTGACACCACATCACGAGACAAATTTTTGCTTGCAGTTTTGTGAGAACTTATTAGCTCGATAGTGTTCTATTAATGTTACCACACCAAGGTTCCAATTTCATTTAACTGTTTTTACCCGCGATGATGATGGCGGCTTCACTTTCTACGTGGTCCTGCTGCCATGGCCCCTTTACAAACTCTTTGTCTTTTAAAGAGATCTCGTAGGTCTTCATATGTCGTGCCTGTGTGTCCTGGTGCAGCAAGACAATTGTCGGGGTTTTGCAACCGTGCAAAAACTCTATGTCTTGCACCGTAAGTTCTTCCATCCTGAAATGCCAAAGACCCTGAAGGAACGCTGCGTCAATTACTTGCATCCCTACCTGATGTTAAAGGCCTTCAACTCCCTGTTTTCTCTATCTAATGGTATTACTTTGAAAAGCCCGTCATACAGGCGGAGGCCTATCACCCTGCACTCTGGGTCGATGATGCCAATGTTGCCCGTTTCAGACGGTCTCGAGAAGGTGTCCTATATGGAAGGAAAGTCTTGAAAGTCTGCAGGATGTTCCCACTGTTTTATAACTTACAGCAATGTTTCCATGTGCTTTGGTTATGATTTCAACATTGTCACCGTAATGTACACATTCTAATATAGCTGCGTTGTACTTTGCTGTCAAGAAGAACAGTAGGTCTTTCTTTTCGCCCTGAAGAGTAACAAAAGTTCTGTAATTAACGACACAAATAACAACAAAAAGCCATTCCATAATTAGCGGCCAGCAAAAGCAATCCACTCAGCGACAATGAAAGCGATATATGTGAAGTATTTATTGTGGGATTCTAGCAGAGATACAATTGTGTTGTTTGCATTACCTGTGCCTATAAAATATTTTAAAGGATTGTATGATATTGTAATCGTAAGCATCACTAATCCTCAAAGTTGTATTGCAAATTCTTTTGGGAGAAGAATACATGACAGGTAAGCCTACCGGTGGGCGGAAAAGCTTCATAATGCTGATACGTCCATAAATTCCTATTTCTTTGATCGGTCGTAGACCTTCAGGTGAGACAACGTAGATTTCCAGTCTCGTATTTTTCGCCAAAATGAGGTTCAAGTCGTCCGGTGATGTGAAGTTTCCTAGGGGAGGCAGGAGATGTACCAAGCATATGAATATGGCCAATCAGAAGCAGCACAAGACATTTGTGGTCTGTAGCAGAATGTGTAAAGGTATGAGCTGTGTAGGCCTGTGAAGATGCAAAGTTTGTAGAGAAGTGTAGACTTGTTGTTCCACACTCATGCTGACCAGTTACACCCAAAAACATAAACACAAATATACTCCTCCTTAGTATGACTTACACGGCATAAAATGTATTTAACCTCGCGGTAGGTAATCCAGGTATATTGTCATGCAGCTTATATTGCGCACTGCTTTTCGCCTTGGTATTTTTATACCATTGTCGACCAATAGAGTTGTTCTGACAATTCAAAAACCTTTTACACTGCATGTCTTGTTTCAGAAATCTTGTATTGTTCTACGAACACTCGTTACAGGTAGGTTTTGGTACTTGTCGTTTCGTTGAGTAACGAATCAATAGATCAGTGAAAGCCTGCGCGCAATCACTGAAATGCGAGTGAGGGATGTGCACCTTTTACACAACCAGCGAAGGCTGTGTTGTCATCGATCATGTTTAACGCAGGAAACCGTTGGACCGCCGACAGCCTTCATTTCACAATTGCGCGCTCTTTGATTTCCATGACGCGAGAATGCAGAGCACAAGTGTGTGAAGTGTCTGTTGTTTTCCATAATTAGCACGCAGCGAAGGATAACGCAGTGTGAGCTCCGAACATAAATATAGCTTAGAGGACATGCGTGCCTGAGCTGTGATATGTTTTTGTGATGAAAACGAAGGCTGGCATGTGCTGACAACTGCGATTCCATTTTGTGAGTTCACATCACGCTGCCGTTTCAGCGTTCGGCCATCGTAAGATTTACCTGTGGCACACGCGCATACCCCAGTGGGTTTGTGAGCGGTCACAACGTAATTATAAGACATGTTTTTCTAGTTCACTAGCACATCTAACCAAGAAAACCTCCAAGCAACACCGCGTCTTTGCGCTTACGGCGATCTCACTGCCCTCTCGAGACCGGTGTTTTTACCAGTTCCGGTTTCCAAACCAGAAAATAGTTGTGCTAAAATTACTGAATGACTAAATAGTACTCGTATCACAGGAACATGTTCTTAGAAATTATATAATTCATAATATATTAGATATTTTTGACCTAGTGCTCCAGTCATGGCTCCAATATGTGTGTTTCAAACATGGTTTCAAACGTGGTTTCAAATGTGTGTTCACCCGTCTACGTTCTGTAATCGACATATTTTCGGAATCAAAATCGTCTGATATGATTTCTCATTTTATGTTCACGACCATGTTTTCTCAAAGTCATATTTGCTCTTTCGCGACATTTTTTTCGCAAAATTTTCTAGGTATGGCGTTCTGGTGATATGCGCATgcgccatggaggaaggaaacattGGCGGCcccattgcattctgggatgctcctgcctaccacgtgaccgctcacgtgaccttccagacagcatggcatggctccagcaaagcagacgacgcgagctgtagtggGGTCGCAGTTCAGAAggcagtattacgttgaacgcgtgcttgcactttatttctgtgtgttcgaatgtttactgttctattagaagaccagtcacagtgtgcagaacgcaaaaggagtacgcgggaccggaaacatcacgtgtgacaacggttacttccaacgtatgtacttttcttgacgaagtggtaaagaatgccgttcCATTAATCAGCTTTGcacaacaacagaagatatgaaatgaatctgcggcggggtttgaggtcccaaatgaacaattcaaaatgactcgaagacacacgggcgactaaagcaagttaccgtgtaccaacaaaacgcgttcccgtgacagagctgctttcagttcGAGAGCcccagccgggacaggaacacattaccatacgtcgtttctacgacggtggtcacattttcacaatagaTTACTTCcaaaaagcaaaatcatacggagagcagcgcgagaaacaaggctttgcaaaaccgaaacttcagaggggatcacgtggtggacaggaagcaatggcgattttgactcgagcgaccgctagagggtggctacgctagtctggagggaagggccgctccttgccttgtatttccttcctccatggcatgCGCACTGCATTTGGGCAGCAAAGTGCTTCGCGCGTGTGAAAAGCTTGTCAACTTGGAAGGAAAGGAACGTGGTAATTCTTCTAATCCATGATTTTTTGTCCTGCGTCGAATGAAATCCTATCCTATAGTCTCAAAACAACACTGCTGCAGATCTGCTATGAagacaatatatatatactgtataCTTGGTATGTCATTTTCTGCACGTCTGTCCATCCCACTAGCCATTGCTTCCCTGTGCGAACACCAATTTTACGCACACAGATTTGTATCACCGCAATCTCATCTCTGTAACCACTGCATAGGCAATCACTGGAAACATAACTCCTGTCTGCCTGTTACAGAAAAACATACATGGCAGTCATTGATGAATGCAGGGGACAATATTGCTCTGGGAAAGCAACGTACAAGACATATAAATGATGCCACATTCTTTGTTTGTCTTAAtgcaataaaaaacaaaaagaaatgcttGGGGAGCAGCTTGAATGACTCTTTTAATTACTCTAGCTCCTGAGGGATGGTGAATCTACAGACTCCGTAAAATCATGATACTTCTAATATTACAAGTTAATCCAGAAAAGGCTGagtcataatttttttttcgactaataatttttcttttcgttcatGGGACGCTATGGAAGCAAAACGCAGTGCTTTCTTCTTCcggctctttttcttatttcagtttcttttctttttttcataccTTTGTGATTGGTAAAGGAAATCGGATTGATGCCACGAGGGACTCCCAGGGTAACATTTTAACTGATAAGTCCAGGATTGCCGAAAACTTTAACAACTACTTTATAGAGGTTGCTGAAAGTGTCAGTCGTTTTGCTGCTGTAGATGAACCTGTAGCACTGCCCCCTTTTAATTCCAGTACTTTTTTTCTAGCGCCAATATCCAGAGGAGATTGATGGTATCATTCGCGGTTTAAAAAATTCGAATAGTTACGGATGTGATGGTATATCTACGTCTTTGCTAAAAAATGTAGTAACGGTCTATCACACCCGCTTAATTGTGTTACCAATGCGATATTTGAAGATGGTGTGTTTCCTGCGGAACTGAAGATGGCAAAAATTGTACCTGTTTTTAAGAAAGGGGACAGGCTTGAAGTATAAAATTATCGACCTATAGCTACTTTGTCGGTTTTTAGCAAGGTTATTGAAAAGCTTTTATTAAAGAGACTGGAACATGTATTTCTTTAACTTAGCGAGGCTACTTTCGCCTGCTCAGTGTGGTTATACGAAGGGAAAGTCTACTGCACTTGCCCTTGCTGATATATCTGaacaaataagaaataatattGAACGCAATATCTCAACACTGGGCATCTTTGTTGACCTGTCAAAGGCATGAGATTTTATTGAGTAAACTCGAAAGATACGGGGTTAGAGGACTACCGTTAAAGTTAATTAGGAGCTATTTAACTGATAGGCAGCAGTATGTTTCTATTGATGGCTCATGCTCTAGTATAAAACAGAACATAGTCGGAGTACCACAGGGCTCTGTGTTgggaccttttctttttttagcatTTATAAACGATTTGGCCAATTCTTTGTCAGGGAAAAGCATTCTTTATGCAGATGATATAAACATATTTGTTTCAGCAACAAATGAGGTTGACTTATACATAAGGGCCAATCGGGAGCTTGGAATTCTTGGAAACTGGTTAGCATCCAACAAGCTTATTCCAAATATAAATAAGTCATCCTATATTGTGTTTCACTCTGCACAACGAAGATTTGTCATCCCAAACGAGGAATTGGTATTCTGTGGTGTAACTTTACGTGAGGCATATTCTACCAAGTTCCTTGGTCTAGTATTTGACAAGCACTTGAAGTGGGATCTACACGTGCTTGCTGTAAGGAAAAAGATGTCACTGGGAATTTTTGCGCTCACTAAAATTAGGAACTTATTGCCACTAAACACATTACTGTCTGTTTATTATGCGCTAGTTCATTCCCACCTCACGTATGCTGTTGAGGTGCATGGATTAGCTTATGGTACAACCCTGACCCCTGTCTACTTGTTGCAAAAAAGAGCCCTCAGGATTATATTGCATCTGCCTCAGAGAGAATCTGTCACATTTGCATTTACGCACCTACGTAATGCAGCCAATTTTTCAATTAATCAAATATCGAACTGTATTACTTGTTCATAAAGTGGTCCACGGGCATGTACACGTTGATTCTATTAATATAACGAGATTGGTGACACCGCATTTTACCAGGTCTGATTCGTTGCAGTTACGGTTGCCCAGGGTTAGAACCAGCTATAGATTGAGTAGCATAAGCTACTTTGGTGCAAAGATTTGGAATAGCTTGCCGCATGAAGTTAGGGATGTATCTGTAGTACATGTATTTAGAAAATTATGTAAAAATTTTATGTTCAGAAGTTGAGCCACTTGTGTGTTAGTTCGTTCGTGTGGTGCCTTACAATACACAATGTTGCGATGTATTAGAGACCGCCTCACGGGTTTATCCCAGCGGTCTAGCACTTTTTCTTTCGTTTGTATAATGGTTGTATGGATAAATAAAATATATGAAATATTGATGTGATCCCCATGTATGTACAGGTAAAATGAAATCCTCTTGCTGCCCCGTTCATGAACGGTGTAGAAGGGGTATATCAATAGtgtactttttgtttttgtatttgttCAAGGCCGCGACGTAGACTCACACACATTTTCGATAGAGAAATGCTGCACGACATCCCAATATTTTCCCTTGTAAGAATATTGTATCCGAATGGCGAACTGCAAAAATACCACCATGAAAGCGCAACCGAAACCCATAACAACAGTTACACTCCAACAATGAAGCAGACCGTACCAAAATTAgtgcccgggggggggggggggggatttctcACGATAGGTTACTCAATCTGCTtgtcatgtttttctttttctttcagcgTTCAAACAGGTTACACATTATCATAAACCTTCACTCGTGTGCACTGTACATTCTGTTGTCTTTGCAATAACAACACATTATCAAGGTTAGTCGTAGTTCCCCAGTGAGTCAAAGGGGGGAAAGTTTGTGGGACAGAAAGCACCGTGCTGTGCACGTAGCTGCTAAACGAGATCCCCTGTGTATGTATTCATGCAGTGTCGCCAGCGAAGTAAGCGTTTTTCATGAACCTGTTATGTCCAGGGAACTACAAGGAACTATTGCTATCAACGGACCGCCAGGAGAACACTAATGTAAAAACATCCTTTGAACTTGTAAGTCTGGTGTTGTGGGGACCAATTAAAGCAGAAAAAATGGTGAAAAGTGAGAAAGTTAACGATATAGCGTTTGGCACCAGCGACTGACCTCAAAAGGAGCACCGCGAAATTTATTCCGTCAATCCGTACATATATCCGGCAACACATGTGCTGATGAAAGATCGTCAGACGTAAATTCGTCCGCAGGGAGTCATCTGTAATGAAGGAGGACACCGGCAGACCGTATCGAGGCTCCGTATCTAGAGAACGGCAGAAAGTGTTCGGTGAGAGAGCGCATATCCCCTCTCCTGCTTTACGAGGCAGGGAGGGACAGCAAACTTTTCTCTCCAAGCAGACGGCAAAGTTGAGCAGACGACGCTTCGCAAGCAGAcgcgccatggcagaagaagGAGTTCTCAACAGTGTCCGACAATTACTCTACAACTTCGCACTCGTTTTCTATTACATTTTGGAAGCGTTCGTTCTCAAACTCGTGCCTCGAAAGTATTTGTACAGGAAGAGCATTGTCGGCGAAACGGTTCTCGTAACGGGCGCCGGTAGTGGCCTGGGTCGTCTGCTAGCCGTCCGCTTCGCGAAGCGCGGTGCTCGTCTGGTGCTTTGGGACATTGACCGCAGCGGTAACGAAGAAACGGCACGAATGATCAAAGCTACGGGTGGTGAAGCGTGGCCGTTTCATTGTAACGTGGCCGATAGGACGGCAGTCTACGATACCGCCAAAGAAGTGAAGGAGCGAGTTGGCAGGGTGGATATCATCGTTAACAATGCGGGTGTCGTGACCGGAAAGAAAATTCTCGACATCCCCGACGAGATGATCCTCAAGACCTTTGAAGTCAACACACTGGCACATTTTTGGGTAAGTTGTTTTTTACAACACGTGCGCAGCGATTATTACACCGGTTGCGTCTGCCCACGGATATAACACGATCTGCTGCGTGCCTTTTGAGTCCTGTCTATCGGGAAGTAAATATAGACGCTTTCCGGCTTCCTGGCGCGCCTTTCTATACAAAGTTCAGGGTCATTCCTACGCACGAGTTGCTCACGCCTGCCGCCCTCTCGCGCGAGTTTTTCGGCTGCTTTTTCTGTCACTGGATGACCTGTCTGTTTTAACACTGTCCGTAGTTCCCATCGAAAGCTTGGATATGCCGCGGTTGTCGGTTGCTTCGTCTCGGCATACCCCATAGACAAGTGTGTGTGAGGAAATCAGGTCGCTGCCTTGTCTCACCTCTGCCGGTCGGGTACTCGTAGCAATCGGGGATAATCAGATCGTGCGTAATGTCATCACATTCTCATTAAGGGGTTTGTCGGTCGCATTACGCAGCACAGAACCCCAATCATGGTCGCACTGTTAGTCTTTCTACGAGAGTCAAAGCTGGAAGAAACTTGCTGCGTTTTCTGTCTGGCTTCTGCGTAAGGTACGTGAATAACACTCGCTTTGAATAATTGGCGGAATCAGTATTGACTACGAATACCTGCGGCCCACGAGAAATCGTAAATATAATTGAAAAGTACCAATCGTACACCGGAAGGTgttttatatattttatatacAGCCTGGTGAAATTTCTACGTGAAATATAACGTTTCAATTTTGATCAGGTTATTAATAATGTCTTTATTAGTAAGaaagcttgaaaaaaaaaacacacacacacacacagtgcgCAAACTGCACGGAAACAGAAACCTTTAGCAGTGAgcgatatttatttatttatcaaaCACTGCAAGTCCCAAGAACGTTTCGCAGGAATGAGGCTAAGAGGATGTTGCACTGAGCAAAATAATGCTACCATAACTAAGTTGTTGAAGCATACAAAGAAGCAACAAAATGTAAGCTGACACAGATAGACTTGAATGTGAACATGTTTGGCATGTTTAACACAATCATTATATGAAATGAATTACATATTTCGTTTATTCAGTAAAACGCGCGCGATTTCACGCGTTTTCAAAGTAGATTGGACAGCAAGTGATGTACGTTGAACAACTTTTCGCAAAACAACGTACGAGCTGACGCTAGAGTAGGTAAGAAAACGTACAAAAAATACGTACGTACATATGCGTATACATTTATATAACACCGCTACTGTAAGCCCTCTCGTTGTTCGTAGCATTGTTACAACACAGGCGCCGTCCATAATGACTTTTTACGTCGGAAATTGCGAGAGGCATCGCAAACATCATTTTTCCCAGCACGTATTCTATAGCCGTGGACATTCTGGGCACGATTCTCCTTTGACATACAAAGAGAACCCAATACTTGGTTTTCGCTTCGAAGTACGTCTCGAAGACGCTGTCAGTTTTACGCAGAACAAATGCTTCGTCCCGTtgaatttttctttaaaaaaaaagaaaagaaaagcaccgCAATTTTTGGCTGTTGCTCGTGAGGACCGGTTGACACACCCTTTATTACACCTTCCGGGAATTCATCCTTCATTTTGACGTCGACCCGTGGTCGGCCTTGCCTACAGGTAGTACTTCCTACCCCCCATTAAGGAAGTGGACGTCACTCACTTTCAAGGTCAGTGACAGGAACGACCTTGCCACCAGAATGCCCCTAGGAAGTATAGTTTTCACTTTCTACACGGGATCTTCTTGCAAACTGTTGTGTTTTACGAGAAGACATTCAAAATTATTTCGCGCGACAGATAGGcaagggatattcccaggatttccATCTCGGTTGGACGTCTCGGTGACTCCCACATCTGCTGCTTGTTTGGTGTTTTTGGCCTTTCTGGCCGCTATTTTTGGGGGGTGTagcaacttcttttttttttttggtggggggGTTTGAGAAAATTAATGAGATAAGTAAAACAGCCGAGGCGAGCTCTACCCAGGGACAATCGCAACACATATAGCCTCGAAGTGCCTCAGGGACAATGTCATAATATGAACCCCTGAACCAGAGCCGTCCCTAGGCGACCCTCCGCCTGGGGTACGATTACGTGAAgcgcatccccccccccccctctcccactgGACGCTCTGCACACAAAGAAAGTAGCTCATATGACGATTCCGACTTCAAAATTCTCTTGAGTCTCGTTTTATTGCCCAACCTAGCTCCCGTAATCTGCCGTCCGGTGCCTCCTCTGGCGATGACGCCTGGTGcggcttgcccccccccccccccatcggaACTCTGCTCTGCTCTGAACACCCGCGCggtccgcagcgtccgtctccaggaaGAGAGGTGGGGGTGCATGCCTTCCCTCCCtcctggaagcactttgccccccccccccaacccctgTAAAAACTCCTGCGAACGCCGAAGGGTTTTCATGCAAGGGGGCGACACCCATGTCTGCTAACCTTTcaggctctttttttttttcggggggagggggggctttttggatttctttgtttctttttatactttcagttttttttttttttaggaaggGGTTGGGGGTTTGTAAGATTTTTAGGAGTGGGTGCTGTGAAAATCCCCGAGCTTTTGGACCAATAAAGTTAATGAGGAGCACCTAGTAACCTAGGCTGGCTAGGCTGGTGCACAAGAGGAGAAGGTGCGAAGTGGGCGTGACCCGTCTTCTGAAAGAAGCAAGTCGCAGGCGTGGTGCAATGGTTAGGGCAATCTCTCGACAGGCGATcacgaagtgtgtgtgtgtgtgtgcgtgtgttcgTAGTCCTGCCGCTATCTGGGTTTTTCGACAACTGCCTTGTAACGTGTTTCGTGTGTCTGTTCTTTGTCAGCTCGTTTCAGGGTAATATCCTCGCAATGGCAGGAATCACAGGTGCCAAACGAATGTGAAATatttgctttctttttatttttttacaagtatatcTCCGCGTTTCTTTTGGTGGATCTGATAAAGCCCGTGTCCTCCTTGCGTTACCCTTTCAATGTCCGACGCACTCTGATGGCTATCGCCTCCCCGAGGTCGTACGGATGTTCCAGAAGGTCGCTGACTGGAAGAACTTTTGCAATGTGCCTACGGAAGCGTATTCGTAACGTATTTGTACGACGCATAACGATAAAAGTGACCATGGGGGCCGCAATTACACCATCGTAGCGTACTAAATAACTGTTTGATCGTTGGACCACAAGGTATGGAGGTGGAGCGGGATGTTAGCAGCGGGGATAGCCGCCAAGGTCATCATGATCACCACCAAACTGGTGTAGATCTAGAAAAATTAAGTGATTTTCGTGTGTCTGGTACACCTCATGTCCCTATTCCCAGACATTGAATTCCAGCCTATTCCGGAACATTGAGAGAATTAAACAAGATACAGGAGAGGCAGAGACACAACACATTAGGCTTCCAGGAGGTCCCTAGGGAAGCTAACCAGTGTCTGTATAGGACTTATAGCTGGTGCTGTGTTGGCCATGAGCCAATAATTTAACATACATTCATGTATTGTTCAATTGTGCGAGGGACACAGGAGGAGGAGGTCGCCAACAACTGAAGTGACAACAGAGACTTCAGTCATTGATGCTCTGTCGTTTGGAGTGCACCGAGTCTGAATTCAAAATTACTGAGTCAAAATTACCCCATTGATTTTCGTTATTCTCATTCGTTACCATAATCCTTTGAACCCTTTTCGTCAAATCCGGGCGAAAGCAGTGTATCGAGTAGCGTGGAATGACGAAAGAGCGTCATTGAGTATTCGCCATCTGATAAGCCTGGAAAGATATGCTGCAACTGCGGCCCTTGGTAGTGACATTAGATTGAAAAGATCTTCTGGAAGGATGTGCGCGAAAAGACATTGCGTAAGGACGCTTTATAGGACACGGACTGCCAAGAGGTATCCGTTCTGTGGAAACAAGTCCTTTGTCATATTTCCTGtgatgaaatattttttttcgccCGTTAAAAATGGATGTGTCGGAACAGTTGTTGGAAGGGTAACCTACTCCACTGGTGAAtgtaccttcttcttctttatttttttagttttagttttttgattttgtgttagcgccgcgtggcaactgcggctatgagcagcgtacagacgtgtacAGATGTTGGGAGGACgcgagaaggagagggagacagCGGGGGAGACAGTGACCCCTGGTGGGCACCTCTCAAATCCATAGTTGCTTCATGGTACTGATAcgacttttcctttttttttcaatcttcGAAGCTAATGCGTCCTTAACTTTGATAAAAAGGCGCCTGTCCTAACCAAGAATACAAAGGGGAAAAGTAATGTACTGGCAATCTACGCTCACGAAAGCCAGAAGAAGAAATAGCCAGAGAAAGTGCCATAACTTAGTGCACAGCCTTCTGTGAACCGTTGCGGAGTTTCCGTTCCATGAACGCTTTGCTCGGTTGCTTTCCAAAGTTCCCTTCCACATCTGCCCACACATGCAATGGTAATCATGTGACCTTTCCGCGTGACTTCCCCCATCATTTGTTCCGAGCAGAAGCGAACCTTTACTTTTCATTGCTATATGCTCCGGCTTGCAATATCTACAGGAGGGACGGATCCACGACTCCGACAACACTGGAAGAGGAAGCGTCTAACGAGTGTGAAGAAAATATAACTACAGCTCCACACCAGATGGCGTTTCACATTTTCTTCCTCCCCCACCAAGGACGCGAAAATTATGGCGTGGATCATACCCAGATGAACAAGGTTGGAACGCGGCGTTTTACAACCATACTTTTTAGTAGCTCCGGACGCATCTTTCGACTACACCCGAGGAAAAGCAGCTTCTTTTACTCGTATTTCTTCTTCTCGAAGCTAACTtgaacactttttttctttttctttgttgtatTTTGATGTACTAGTTTCTGAGACGCAATCGGTGCAAAAGGACATGCTTGTCCCCgactttttaattttttttttcacctgtaTCAGTGCAATGAGACGCGGATAGGTCGTTGGTCCTTTCGTGAGCTTGCAACTACCTGCTGCAACTAACGTGAGACGGAAAATTCCCCGTGCACGAACTTTTCCTCCACCTGTATAGGTACAAAAGCAAAcagaatgtcgtcgcagctgggGGACGCGCACTGTTGATCGCCGTGCACATTTTTTGTAAGCAAACAAAGAGAGAAAGGCGTTATACGCTGGTGACTTTCTTTATGAAGCGAATATCCCAAGGTAGTTCACGCTGGCGCCTCTTTATTCCAAAATGCACCGTGAAGGCCACCAGTCTGTACAAAGTCTGTACGGAACAACGGAAGTGCTAACGTAGCTGACAACACTAATTTCACTTTCAAAGTTCTATTCTTTCTTGTTCTACGTGTTATAAGGAGATGTTTTATCTACATATTTTATTCTTATTGTCTCGATCCTTTCCGCTCCCAACATCCGTATTGTAGAGCTGACAAGTGATAAGTACTATAGTAGTTTCATTGTGACGACTCTGGTGTGTTGCATGATTTATCAAAACAGAAAATGATCTGTAATTTGCCCaactattcaattcaattcaagacAACAACAATTCAATTATGAATGATGACGTCACGGTGTATTAATTGGGACAGCTTTATTCCTGAAAGTATTTCGCGTATCATATCTCATCTCAAACG is a window encoding:
- the LOC135394045 gene encoding epidermal retinol dehydrogenase 2-like isoform X2; this encodes MAEEGVLNSVRQLLYNFALVFYYILEAFVLKLVPRKYLYRKSIVGETVLVTGAGSGLGRLLAVRFAKRGARLVLWDIDRSGNEETARMIKATGGEAWPFHCNVADRTAVYDTAKEVKERVGRVDIIVNNAGVVTGKKILDIPDEMILKTFEVNTLAHFWVIKAFLPDMLAVNHGHIVSISSLAGLGGVCRLTDYCASKFAAVGLQESLAMELATEGYTGIKSTTICPFFINTGMFAGANPGMFGFLDPQEVADNTIDAVLANYEILILPKAFYTLVALKTLLPYKVGNLMVPLLGVAKSMDAFVGRQKSSAT
- the LOC135394045 gene encoding short-chain dehydrogenase/reductase family 16C member 6-like isoform X1, producing the protein MAEEGVLNSVRQLLYNFALVFYYILEAFVLKLVPRKYLYRKSIVGETVLVTGAGSGLGRLLAVRFAKRGARLVLWDIDRSGNEETARMIKATGGEAWPFHCNVADRTAVYDTAKEVKERVGRVDIIVNNAGVVTGKKILDIPDEMILKTFEVNTLAHFWVIKAFLPDMLAVNHGHIVSISSLAGLGGVCRLTDYCASKFAAVGLQESLAMELATEGYTGIKSTTICPFFINTGMFAGANPGMFGFLDPQEVADNTIDAVLANYEILILPKAFYTLVALKTMLPVNSVLALSRALGGFTVMDKFIGRGVAAKA